The following are encoded together in the Armatimonadota bacterium genome:
- a CDS encoding ATP-binding protein encodes MDRPLIEVPPELEAFLASTNPWWRGDPLPPLPEFRRWMFPHALQRLENGLAPVTVLRGPRQVGKTTLQQQIIEHMLQEKGYAPRRIFRVQFDDIASLRGIADPVLTLCRWFEKSVLQDTFNGMARKGEPVFVFLDEVQNLRDWADQIKALVDHQAVRVLLTGSSALRIERGRDSLAGRITTLELGTLLLREIADLQGIGGGGHEPLLRLNGLAPLLEKAFWESVRDQGLKERETRDAAFAAFAQRGGYPMAQARQDRPWEEVADQLNETVIRRVIQHDLRLGDRGISRDQGLLEELFRLCCRYAGQAPGHGTFVAELQSALSTNVGAQRVNTYLRFLNDTLLVRLIEPLELRLKRRKHNRKLCLCDHGLRASWLQEQIPLTPDSLAQASHLTDLAGHIAESILGYYLGDLPGLDVAWFPERPSEPEVDFVLTVGEHRIPLEVKYRKYVDKHRDTVGLRAFLEKTVYNAPFGLLVTLADGVVVDDPRIVALPLSSVLLMR; translated from the coding sequence ATGGACAGGCCTCTGATCGAGGTCCCGCCGGAACTTGAGGCTTTCCTGGCCAGCACCAATCCGTGGTGGCGCGGAGACCCGCTGCCTCCCTTGCCTGAGTTCCGGCGCTGGATGTTCCCTCACGCCCTGCAGCGACTGGAGAACGGCCTCGCTCCAGTCACCGTGCTTCGCGGTCCACGACAGGTTGGCAAGACCACTCTGCAGCAGCAGATCATTGAGCATATGCTGCAGGAGAAAGGATACGCGCCGCGCCGCATCTTCCGCGTCCAGTTCGATGACATCGCCTCGCTGCGCGGCATCGCCGATCCGGTACTCACCCTCTGCCGATGGTTTGAGAAGTCAGTCCTGCAGGACACATTCAACGGCATGGCTCGCAAAGGAGAGCCCGTCTTCGTCTTTCTCGATGAAGTGCAGAACCTGCGGGACTGGGCGGACCAGATCAAGGCTCTTGTCGACCACCAGGCCGTCCGGGTGCTGCTTACGGGGAGCTCTGCACTGCGAATCGAGCGGGGCCGCGACAGCCTCGCGGGACGCATCACCACCTTGGAGCTGGGCACCCTGCTTCTGCGAGAGATCGCCGATCTGCAAGGGATCGGCGGCGGTGGACACGAGCCACTGCTACGCCTCAACGGCTTGGCGCCGCTGCTGGAGAAAGCCTTCTGGGAGTCGGTCCGCGATCAGGGGCTGAAGGAACGCGAAACACGGGACGCAGCCTTCGCAGCTTTCGCGCAGCGCGGCGGGTATCCGATGGCACAGGCGCGCCAGGACCGGCCCTGGGAGGAGGTGGCCGATCAACTCAATGAGACGGTGATCCGCCGCGTCATCCAGCACGACTTGCGGCTCGGGGATCGCGGGATTTCGAGGGACCAGGGGCTTCTTGAGGAGTTGTTCCGTCTCTGTTGCCGGTACGCCGGCCAGGCACCGGGGCATGGCACCTTCGTCGCCGAGCTTCAGTCGGCACTGTCCACGAACGTGGGCGCTCAGCGGGTGAACACCTATCTCCGCTTCCTCAATGACACGCTGCTGGTGCGTCTGATCGAGCCTCTCGAACTTCGGCTCAAGCGCAGGAAGCATAACCGCAAGCTGTGCCTGTGCGACCACGGCCTCAGGGCCAGCTGGCTCCAAGAACAGATACCACTGACACCAGACAGCCTGGCGCAGGCTTCGCACCTGACTGATCTCGCGGGGCACATTGCAGAGAGCATCCTCGGCTACTACCTGGGTGATTTGCCCGGCCTCGATGTCGCCTGGTTCCCGGAGCGCCCGTCAGAGCCGGAAGTAGACTTCGTCCTGACCGTCGGCGAGCATCGCATTCCGCTCGAGGTGAAGTACCGCAAGTACGTGGACAAGCACCGCGACACAGTGGGCCTCAGGGCGTTTCTCGAGAAGACCGTCTATAACGCTCCTTTCGGCCTGCTGGTGACCCTGGCCGACGGCGTAGTTGTGGACGACCCGCGGATTGTCGCTCTGCCGCTGTCGTCGGTTCTGCTGATGCGTTGA